One stretch of Streptomyces sp. NBC_00443 DNA includes these proteins:
- a CDS encoding SHOCT domain-containing protein, whose protein sequence is MLWFFLWVLWFVMLFRVFGDIFRDDSMSGWGKAGWAVFVCVLPFLGVFIYLVARGRGMGERDVRQQRRQEEAFRSYVQEVASDAPATGTTAPTGTTGTTARTGPTHADQLTKLAGLHDHGDISDAEYEQAKAKVLAG, encoded by the coding sequence ATGCTCTGGTTCTTCCTGTGGGTGCTGTGGTTCGTGATGCTGTTCCGGGTCTTCGGGGACATCTTCCGGGACGACAGCATGAGCGGCTGGGGCAAGGCGGGCTGGGCGGTCTTCGTCTGTGTGCTGCCGTTCCTCGGCGTCTTCATCTATCTGGTCGCCCGCGGGCGCGGCATGGGTGAGCGTGATGTGCGCCAGCAACGGCGGCAGGAGGAGGCGTTCCGCTCCTACGTCCAGGAGGTGGCCTCCGACGCCCCGGCGACCGGGACCACCGCACCTACCGGGACGACCGGGACGACCGCGCGCACCGGGCCGACCCACGCGGACCAGCTGACCAAGCTCGCCGGGCTGCACGACCACGGCGACATCAGCGACGCCGAGTACGAGCAAGCCAAGGCGAAGGTGCTCGCGGGCTGA